In the Spirochaetales bacterium genome, TTCTTCAAGAAGCTTTCCTTCGTTATAATGGTACCGTGCGAGATTTTTTCTCATGGTGTTCTGTATGCCAAGGTGACGAAAAGCGTAATGTTCCGCAGCCATCCTCGAAATCTCGTCATCGTAACGTATCCCTAACGCCGCGGCATAGTTGTTGATGGCTTCCTCATACATTCCCGATTCCGCGTAAAACAATCCAAGACAATATCTGGCAAAATGGAGTTCATCCTGGTCTTCGGAAGCGAGTGTCTGTCGCATCAGCATTATCGCCTCCTGTAATGAATTACGTTTGAAATAGACAATGGCAAGGAGTTGTTTCGCTTCGTTATAGCCTGATTTGAGTGCGATTGCCGTCTTGAGGTGATATTCCGCACGTTTGTCATTGAAAAACTCGAGATAATGTTTCCCCATTATATAATGAACGTCCGGCTCATTTGAGTGATATTTTACGGCAAGCTCGAGATATGCCAGCGCGGTATCTTCTTCACCCATTTCCTCATACAGTGCAGCAAGGTGCAGCAAGGCCACTTTGTTTCGAGGAGAAAACGACAATGTTTCGAGATACCTTTTTGCCGCTTCACGGGTTTTCCCGTTTGCGATATCGATTTCCGCAAGACCGAATCGTGCTTCGATATTGTTCGGTTCCTTTCCGAGCACGTATTCGAACCGTTCCCGCGCCCGATCGAATTCCTTTAATCCCGTATAAATCATTCCTTCGAGATTGTAGAGTTCGAGATCGGTTTTATCGTATTTTTTCGCATCCCCCGTATAGCGTAACGCCTCCTGATATTCACCAAGATAATAATAACATTCGGCGAGTCCCTTTATCGGCGCTACATAGTCGGGATTTATGTCGAGGGACGCTTTATAGAGTTCGATTGCGCGGTAAAACGCTTCCTGTATCTGCGCGATTCTGCCTTGTTCATAGAGTGAGACCGCTTTGTTTTTTGCGCAGCATGGTGATACGGGAACGCATACAATAAGGATGACAAGCGTGCATCTGACGATCGCGGCCATGAGAGATTTTTGATAAAGGCAGACGACACTCATATCAGCATGATATGCCATGTCGTTATCGAGGTCAAGTACCCGCGGTAATTTAAAGCACATCGCTTAATTTCAATCACCGTCCGGCCTAATACGGAACGCATGAGAGTTATTGTATCGCTTCTATTTCGCTTCGGCCGAATCTTCATCCACCATGAGCGACGAGACATCAACAGCCTCGAAATTAACCGCGGTAACGCTGCGTAATTCCCTGAGGATATCGTTGTTCCATCGTTCATCGGGAGCACCCGATATAAAAACCGAACTGCCGTTGTCCGCAAGGATCATTCCGTATGTTTTCAGCGCCTGAAGAATCACCTTCACTTCTCTTGAGAAGCCGGTAACGTCGTAGCCGGACTTCAAGCGAAACCGTTGTCCCATGGGCGGATACGCTTCGTTCGTGATCGATGAAGCGTAATGCCGCGCGGGCCAGACATACTTTTTCTGCGTCTGGCTGACGGTAAAACGAAGGGCATGTTTGATTTCACCGGAAGCCACTTCATCATATCGAACAAGTCCGGGGAATATGGGGAGTCCCGCCGCATCTGCCGAAGTCCATCCGGCCGG is a window encoding:
- a CDS encoding tetratricopeptide repeat protein, with protein sequence MAYHADMSVVCLYQKSLMAAIVRCTLVILIVCVPVSPCCAKNKAVSLYEQGRIAQIQEAFYRAIELYKASLDINPDYVAPIKGLAECYYYLGEYQEALRYTGDAKKYDKTDLELYNLEGMIYTGLKEFDRARERFEYVLGKEPNNIEARFGLAEIDIANGKTREAAKRYLETLSFSPRNKVALLHLAALYEEMGEEDTALAYLELAVKYHSNEPDVHYIMGKHYLEFFNDKRAEYHLKTAIALKSGYNEAKQLLAIVYFKRNSLQEAIMLMRQTLASEDQDELHFARYCLGLFYAESGMYEEAINNYAAALGIRYDDEISRMAAEHYAFRHLGIQNTMRKNLARYHYNEGKLLEEKSYLTSALVEYRRSLRLDYDWETARYAYARIYKKMGFPIKYLMELKVLKDDYKTKNREVLDEYDLHLMNLYDSVSYRWLPELRAITGGIGISGEEDTKTLFDQYAVKQNSFSFALYTIPHKNRLIHPYGDRVMLGYLKDQLIRFRVVEVKNDGEAIDSFEAAFRGANELKSDFFIIVAFTERERSIEIVFTIYLTRIGSKLNEYNVYKTGNKRIQQALFAAADTIESSLPLNGTLLARKFNKGIIDLGTYHGIKKDDTLIIVKKGTLRLDHKDMVLVYTDDDVVGSFRVTATDEVISEGTIEKKGFFDFVNPEDAVIAEPAAE